Proteins encoded within one genomic window of Brachybacterium muris:
- a CDS encoding helicase-associated domain-containing protein gives MTAVIRSLADSLRRFGDDRLEALLVARPDLASPLPKGIGPLAARAAGAGSARRALSALTLPELHLVEALAVLPDGASPRDLAAAVSSDPATVSPALERLETLAVVWGEDALHLIRPLREGLRSPAGLAPAQEDDPAPDQAQQIVDAAREKYGEVLDAPAWGPAEVQGNGRLAQQLREARIVQAGEDGTWQIPRSIHLALREGRVRRVHTARRPAPEGPPLGERIPGSRTAQAVDRAFEALRLLGTVRGFDEDPPGVLRRGGIPQRDLNRLAERAGTDLLTYATVLQTAWQAGLIGHDGQEWHPTQDWDAHRGRPAESRWAELALTWARGHHLAAVVGTPDASGTARPLLSDTTRRDGVRTRRGSLLRALRTSPGLSATEESLQASLAWAFPLVPASVIAEEVRAALREGEAVGLIDAGALTVLGGQLVLALDEDEMAADERLTEALRVSAPPPVTEVLVDADLTIVIPGWPAEQLMPLLDWAEVISRGGAITLRLSAASIRRALGVGGDAQVLLDLLAAHSSTPLPQALEYLVRDEQRRHGRVHVSRATTVLQAEAEVLDLLQAAPEAAALNLHRLAPTVAVTMSDPGFALQCARRAGLSPQAVGADGRAVDTELSHSLSGGPLAADLVTVDGPELRLPPAEVVARIREAEAGGGDLSVTDRLLDAIAQGTDLALGIVDGRGGVVVKQARPISLEGGRLRAREVGRDEEFTVLVHRVTLG, from the coding sequence ATGACCGCTGTGATCCGGTCCCTCGCGGACTCCCTGCGACGGTTCGGCGACGACCGCCTCGAGGCCCTGCTCGTCGCCCGACCGGATCTCGCCTCGCCCCTGCCCAAGGGCATCGGCCCGCTCGCCGCGCGCGCCGCCGGGGCCGGCTCCGCCCGGCGCGCCCTGTCGGCCCTGACCCTGCCTGAGCTGCACCTGGTGGAGGCCCTCGCGGTGCTGCCCGACGGTGCCTCCCCCCGCGACCTGGCCGCCGCCGTCTCCTCCGACCCGGCCACCGTCTCCCCCGCCCTGGAGCGCCTGGAGACCCTGGCCGTGGTGTGGGGTGAGGACGCACTGCACCTGATCCGTCCCCTGCGGGAGGGCCTGCGCAGCCCGGCGGGGCTCGCCCCCGCACAGGAGGACGACCCGGCTCCTGACCAGGCCCAGCAGATCGTCGATGCCGCCCGTGAGAAGTACGGCGAGGTGCTCGATGCCCCGGCCTGGGGCCCTGCCGAGGTGCAGGGCAACGGTCGCCTGGCCCAGCAGCTGCGCGAGGCCCGGATCGTGCAGGCCGGCGAGGACGGCACCTGGCAGATCCCCCGCAGCATCCATCTGGCCCTGCGCGAGGGGCGGGTGCGGCGGGTGCACACCGCGCGCCGCCCCGCCCCCGAGGGGCCGCCATTGGGTGAGCGCATCCCTGGCAGCCGCACCGCCCAGGCGGTGGACAGGGCCTTCGAGGCGCTGCGTCTGCTGGGCACCGTGCGGGGCTTCGACGAGGACCCGCCCGGTGTGCTTCGCCGTGGCGGCATCCCCCAGCGGGACCTGAACCGGCTGGCCGAGAGGGCCGGGACCGACCTGCTCACCTATGCGACGGTGCTCCAGACCGCCTGGCAGGCAGGGCTCATCGGCCACGACGGCCAGGAATGGCACCCCACCCAGGACTGGGACGCCCACCGGGGCCGCCCGGCGGAGTCACGCTGGGCCGAGCTCGCCCTCACCTGGGCCCGTGGCCATCACCTGGCCGCGGTGGTGGGCACCCCCGATGCCTCCGGCACTGCCCGTCCCCTGCTCTCGGACACCACTCGCCGCGACGGGGTGCGCACCCGCCGCGGCAGCCTGCTGCGGGCTCTGCGCACCTCCCCCGGCCTCAGCGCCACCGAGGAGTCCCTGCAGGCCTCGCTGGCCTGGGCGTTCCCCCTGGTCCCGGCCTCCGTGATCGCCGAGGAGGTCCGTGCGGCGCTGCGCGAAGGCGAGGCGGTGGGCCTGATCGACGCCGGTGCCCTCACGGTCCTGGGCGGGCAGCTGGTGCTGGCCCTGGACGAGGACGAGATGGCGGCCGATGAACGCCTCACCGAGGCCCTGCGGGTCTCCGCTCCCCCACCGGTGACCGAGGTCCTGGTCGATGCGGACCTCACCATCGTGATCCCCGGTTGGCCTGCGGAGCAGCTGATGCCGCTGCTGGACTGGGCCGAGGTGATCTCCCGCGGCGGCGCGATCACCCTGCGCCTCAGCGCCGCCTCGATCCGTCGGGCGCTCGGCGTGGGCGGGGACGCGCAGGTGCTGCTGGACCTGCTGGCCGCGCACTCCAGCACCCCGCTCCCCCAGGCCCTGGAGTACCTGGTCCGCGACGAGCAGCGGCGCCACGGGCGCGTGCACGTCTCCCGAGCCACCACCGTGCTGCAGGCCGAGGCCGAGGTGCTGGACCTTCTGCAGGCCGCCCCCGAGGCGGCCGCGCTGAACCTGCACCGCCTGGCGCCGACGGTCGCGGTGACCATGTCCGATCCCGGTTTCGCGCTGCAGTGCGCCCGCCGCGCCGGCCTGTCACCCCAGGCCGTGGGTGCCGACGGCCGAGCGGTGGATACCGAACTGTCCCACTCCCTCTCCGGCGGTCCGCTCGCTGCGGACCTGGTGACCGTGGACGGGCCGGAGCTGCGCCTGCCCCCGGCCGAGGTCGTGGCCCGCATCCGCGAGGCCGAGGCGGGCGGTGGGGACCTCAGCGTCACCGACCGCCTGCTGGATGCCATCGCTCAGGGCACCGACCTGGCGCTCGGGATCGTGGACGGTCGCGGCGGAGTGGTGGTCAAGCAGGCCAGGCCGATCTCCCTGGAGGGCGGCAGGCTGCGGGCCCGCGAGGTGGGCCGTGACGAGGAGTTCACGGTGCTGGTGCACCGGGTGACGCTCGGCTGA
- a CDS encoding MMPL family transporter, with protein MLVVASRTDGGPLGADDLQALDGLLPTLGEHTAAEPSGPVVSEDGQAALLIAPITVGTDNSETAQTIDALRTTLADHAIEGVSLQVTGGPAFGADIASAFDGADFTLLAVTILIVAALLILTYRSPVLWLVPLMVIVLADGLAGRVTAAVGAHWGLQFDAGIISVLVFGAGTNYALLLISRYREELHTEADHRVALARAWRGVAPAVVASNATVVLALLTLLLATIPLTRGLAIPAAIGLLIAMAAVLLVLPPLLAVCGRRVFWPFVPQVDGGGHRSRAVAWRTVAGAVVRRPVIALAASLALLGVMATGLLGTTVGLDQAERFRVESESAEGLEVLSEHFPPGEAAPIIVVTAPGSVEQVAEAAQGVDGVVRAHPLAAMEDGSLASVMVTGEYTPGTEQSLDQVRELRTAVHAIDEADALVGGSVASDLDAREGNRADLLLVAPLILAVTFAVLLVLLRSAVAPVLLLMVNLASTVAAIGAGAWLSRMLLEQQALDPQVPILAFLFLVALGIDYTIFLVHRARSEAATWGTRRGMVEAVTHTGGVITSAGVVLAAVFAALGVLPLVTLAQLGLVVGVGVVVDTLVVRTVMVPAIFSLVGERIWWPGRPSAAPSPGAPDLPDSAESDHEPYPVAPARA; from the coding sequence GTGCTGGTGGTGGCCAGCCGGACCGATGGCGGCCCCCTCGGAGCCGACGACCTGCAGGCACTGGACGGACTGCTGCCCACTCTCGGTGAGCACACGGCAGCGGAGCCCTCGGGACCGGTGGTGAGCGAGGACGGGCAGGCGGCCCTGCTGATCGCACCGATCACCGTGGGGACGGACAACTCTGAGACAGCCCAAACCATCGACGCCCTGCGCACCACGCTCGCTGACCACGCGATCGAGGGAGTCTCCCTGCAGGTCACCGGCGGTCCCGCCTTCGGGGCCGATATCGCCTCCGCCTTCGACGGTGCGGACTTCACCCTGCTGGCGGTGACGATCCTGATCGTGGCGGCCCTGCTGATCCTCACCTACCGCTCCCCCGTGCTGTGGCTGGTGCCGCTGATGGTGATCGTGCTGGCCGACGGCCTCGCCGGTCGGGTCACCGCCGCGGTGGGGGCCCACTGGGGCCTCCAGTTCGATGCCGGCATCATCAGCGTGCTCGTGTTCGGGGCGGGCACCAACTACGCGCTGCTGCTGATCTCCCGGTACCGCGAGGAGCTGCACACCGAGGCCGATCACCGGGTCGCGCTGGCCCGAGCCTGGCGAGGCGTGGCCCCCGCAGTGGTGGCATCGAACGCGACCGTGGTGCTGGCACTGCTGACCCTGCTGCTGGCCACGATCCCCCTGACCCGCGGTCTCGCCATCCCTGCCGCGATCGGGCTGCTGATCGCGATGGCAGCGGTGCTGCTGGTGCTGCCACCGCTGCTGGCGGTGTGCGGGCGCCGGGTCTTCTGGCCGTTCGTCCCTCAGGTGGATGGTGGTGGCCACCGCTCCCGGGCGGTTGCCTGGCGCACGGTGGCCGGCGCCGTGGTGCGCCGTCCCGTCATCGCCCTGGCCGCCTCCCTCGCCCTGCTCGGTGTGATGGCCACCGGCCTGCTGGGCACCACGGTGGGGCTGGACCAGGCGGAACGGTTCCGTGTGGAATCGGAATCCGCGGAGGGACTGGAGGTGCTCTCGGAGCACTTCCCGCCCGGGGAGGCAGCGCCGATCATCGTGGTGACCGCGCCCGGCAGCGTCGAGCAGGTGGCCGAGGCGGCTCAGGGTGTGGACGGAGTGGTGCGGGCGCACCCCCTGGCGGCGATGGAGGACGGCTCTCTGGCCTCGGTGATGGTCACGGGTGAATATACCCCCGGGACCGAGCAGAGCCTGGACCAGGTGCGCGAGCTGCGCACGGCGGTGCATGCGATCGACGAGGCGGATGCCCTGGTGGGCGGCAGTGTGGCGAGCGATCTGGATGCCCGGGAGGGGAACCGCGCGGACCTGCTGCTGGTGGCACCGTTGATCCTGGCGGTCACCTTCGCGGTGCTCCTGGTGCTGCTGCGTTCTGCAGTCGCCCCGGTGCTGCTGCTGATGGTGAACCTGGCCAGCACCGTCGCAGCGATCGGGGCCGGCGCGTGGCTGAGCCGCATGCTGCTGGAGCAGCAGGCCCTGGACCCCCAGGTGCCGATCCTGGCGTTCCTGTTCCTGGTGGCCCTGGGCATCGACTACACGATCTTCCTGGTGCACCGAGCCCGGTCCGAGGCTGCGACCTGGGGCACGCGGCGCGGGATGGTGGAGGCGGTCACGCACACCGGCGGGGTGATCACCAGTGCCGGCGTGGTGCTGGCCGCGGTGTTCGCGGCCCTCGGCGTGCTGCCACTGGTCACCCTGGCGCAGCTGGGCCTGGTGGTGGGCGTAGGCGTGGTGGTGGACACCCTGGTGGTGCGCACCGTGATGGTCCCGGCGATCTTCTCCCTGGTGGGAGAACGGATCTGGTGGCCGGGCAGGCCGTCGGCCGCGCCCTCCCCGGGTGCGCCGGACCTGCCCGACAGCGCAGAATCGGACCATGAGCCTTATCCAGTCGCCCCTGCACGGGCCTGA
- a CDS encoding transporter substrate-binding domain-containing protein, whose amino-acid sequence MNSTPRPVPGQRPTRRLTLAAGGVGIAALLAACSSDGDSRGAGGPGGAGGSDGGGGSVDEDILARIKENGTVRIGLEGTYRPYAFHDDSNELVGFEKDIADKIAEGLGVQPEYIETEWDSLIAGLDVDRYDLVINNVGITEERQQKYAFTEPYAQSIGRIAVPEDSEVQTAEELEGKRSAQTATSNWAAQMEELGAEIVPVQGFAEAIELVVQGRVDATANDFISFQTYQEEHPEAPFRLLDAELPTDVAVGVIMQQGQQALLDEVNGILETLKGDGTLTAIYEEWVGQDITPEA is encoded by the coding sequence ATGAACAGCACCCCCCGCCCCGTTCCCGGTCAGCGACCCACCCGTCGCCTCACCCTCGCTGCCGGCGGTGTCGGCATCGCCGCCCTGCTCGCCGCCTGCAGCTCCGACGGTGACTCCCGCGGCGCCGGGGGACCCGGGGGTGCCGGCGGATCCGACGGCGGGGGCGGCTCGGTGGACGAGGACATCCTGGCCCGCATCAAGGAGAACGGCACCGTGCGCATCGGCCTGGAGGGCACCTACCGCCCCTACGCCTTCCACGACGACTCCAATGAGCTGGTGGGCTTCGAGAAGGACATCGCCGACAAGATCGCCGAGGGCCTGGGCGTCCAGCCCGAGTACATCGAGACCGAGTGGGACTCCCTCATCGCGGGCCTCGACGTGGACCGCTACGACCTGGTGATCAACAACGTGGGAATCACCGAGGAGCGCCAACAGAAGTACGCCTTCACCGAGCCCTACGCGCAGTCCATCGGCCGCATCGCCGTCCCCGAGGACTCCGAGGTGCAGACCGCCGAGGAACTCGAGGGCAAGCGCTCCGCCCAGACCGCCACCTCCAACTGGGCCGCGCAGATGGAGGAGCTGGGGGCTGAGATCGTCCCCGTCCAGGGCTTTGCCGAGGCCATCGAGCTGGTGGTCCAGGGCCGCGTGGACGCCACCGCCAACGACTTCATCTCCTTCCAGACCTACCAGGAGGAGCACCCTGAGGCACCGTTCCGCCTGCTGGACGCGGAGCTGCCCACCGACGTCGCCGTCGGCGTGATCATGCAGCAGGGCCAGCAGGCACTGCTGGACGAGGTCAACGGGATCCTGGAGACCCTGAAGGGCGACGGCACCCTCACCGCCATCTACGAGGAATGGGTGGGTCAGGACATCACCCCGGAAGCCTGA
- a CDS encoding aminotransferase class I/II-fold pyridoxal phosphate-dependent enzyme: MHIQTAAVQTLRDHEHGAVVPPVHLASTFELDAATEDAAYAYQRGSNPTRAQLEQVLATLDGAEHGFAFATGMAATAAVFSTLQVGDQVLLPASVYGGTFRFVDKVFPSRGLTGRFVDDLGALTDADFTPATKMVFVETPANPTLRITDLRRLVELAHRHGALVAVDNTFMTPVLQRPLELGADVVVQSATKYLAGHSDLLAGTVTTNDPALAEAYALAQKAQGGVLSPSDSFRLIQAIKTLPLRLDRQQANAEQIVAHLREHDDVTTVFYPGSHSEDEARIHASQATGGGAVLSFELADGLDRVRFIQALRYPVYAVSLGGVESLICRPATMTHEAMTPQARAAAGISDELLRLSVGIENIDDLIEDLDQALAAAR; encoded by the coding sequence GTGCACATCCAGACCGCCGCCGTGCAGACGCTGCGTGACCACGAGCACGGAGCCGTCGTCCCCCCTGTGCACCTGGCCTCGACCTTCGAGCTCGACGCCGCCACCGAGGACGCTGCCTACGCCTACCAGCGCGGCTCCAACCCCACCCGCGCCCAGCTCGAACAGGTGCTGGCCACCCTCGACGGGGCCGAGCACGGCTTCGCCTTCGCCACCGGCATGGCCGCCACCGCCGCCGTGTTCTCCACCCTCCAGGTGGGCGACCAGGTGCTGCTGCCGGCCAGCGTGTACGGCGGCACCTTCCGCTTCGTGGACAAGGTGTTCCCCTCCCGCGGCCTCACCGGCCGCTTCGTGGACGACCTCGGTGCGCTCACCGACGCCGACTTCACCCCCGCCACGAAGATGGTGTTCGTCGAGACCCCCGCCAACCCCACCCTGCGCATCACCGACCTGCGCCGCCTGGTGGAGCTCGCCCACCGCCACGGTGCCCTGGTGGCCGTGGACAACACCTTCATGACCCCGGTCCTGCAGCGCCCCCTCGAGCTCGGGGCCGACGTGGTGGTGCAGTCCGCCACCAAGTACCTCGCAGGGCACTCCGACCTGCTGGCCGGCACCGTCACCACCAACGATCCGGCGCTCGCCGAGGCCTACGCCCTCGCGCAGAAGGCCCAGGGCGGGGTGCTGTCCCCCTCGGACTCCTTCCGCCTGATCCAGGCGATCAAGACCCTGCCCCTGCGCCTGGATCGGCAGCAGGCCAACGCCGAGCAGATCGTCGCCCACCTGCGGGAGCACGACGACGTGACCACCGTGTTCTACCCCGGCTCCCACAGCGAGGACGAGGCCCGCATCCACGCCTCCCAGGCCACCGGAGGCGGCGCCGTGCTCTCCTTCGAACTCGCAGACGGCCTTGACCGGGTGCGGTTCATCCAGGCGCTGCGCTACCCCGTGTACGCCGTGAGCCTGGGCGGGGTGGAGTCGCTGATCTGCCGCCCGGCCACCATGACCCACGAGGCCATGACCCCCCAGGCCCGCGCCGCCGCCGGGATCTCCGACGAGCTGCTGCGCCTCTCCGTCGGCATCGAGAACATCGACGACCTCATCGAGGACCTCGACCAGGCCCTCGCCGCCGCCCGCTGA
- the gndA gene encoding NADP-dependent phosphogluconate dehydrogenase, giving the protein MASFEPSPADVADIGVTGMAVMGSNLARNFARNGFKVAIHNRSVGKTEKVMNEHGSDGEFYPSESMADFVASLQKPRVAIIMVKAGKPTDAVIDELASLMDEGDIIVDAGNALFTDTRRREAALREKGLHFVGAGVSGGEEGALNGPSIMPGGTKESYQRLGPMFEKISAHVDGEPCCTHVGSDGAGHFVKMVHNGIEYADMQVISEAYDMMSKALGMSAPEIGEVFAEWNKGDLESFLIEITAEVLAHTDADSGLPYVDVILDRAAQKGTGAWTVQTALDLGVPVTGIAEATFARFVSGSVPQREAARAVLPAEADAPEIADREQFIDDLQKALYAAKLVSYSQGFDEIAKGADEYGWDINLGDMARIWRGGCIIRARFLNRITEAYERTPDLALLLADEYFTTEIAKCIPAWRRVVAYAATAGYPVPVFASTLSYYDAVRAERLPAALVQAQRDFFGAHTYQRVDAEGTYHVEWSEDRRQTRQDSDQQGVTHGVVDREAGEHTQRESADGKGQNPA; this is encoded by the coding sequence ATGGCATCCTTCGAACCTTCGCCCGCCGACGTCGCCGACATCGGCGTGACCGGCATGGCCGTAATGGGCTCGAACCTGGCACGCAACTTCGCCCGCAACGGCTTCAAGGTCGCGATCCACAACCGCAGCGTCGGCAAGACCGAGAAGGTCATGAACGAGCACGGCTCGGACGGCGAGTTCTACCCCTCGGAGTCCATGGCGGACTTCGTAGCCTCTCTGCAGAAGCCGCGCGTGGCCATCATCATGGTCAAGGCCGGCAAGCCCACCGACGCCGTGATCGACGAGCTCGCCTCCCTGATGGACGAGGGCGACATCATCGTCGACGCCGGCAACGCCCTGTTCACCGACACCCGCCGCCGCGAGGCCGCGCTGCGCGAGAAGGGCCTGCACTTCGTGGGCGCCGGCGTCTCCGGCGGTGAGGAGGGCGCGCTGAACGGCCCCTCGATCATGCCCGGCGGCACCAAGGAGTCCTACCAGCGCCTGGGCCCGATGTTCGAGAAGATCTCCGCGCACGTGGACGGCGAGCCCTGCTGCACCCACGTGGGTTCCGACGGCGCCGGCCACTTCGTGAAGATGGTGCACAACGGCATCGAGTACGCCGACATGCAGGTCATCTCCGAGGCCTACGACATGATGTCCAAGGCGCTCGGCATGAGCGCCCCGGAGATCGGCGAGGTCTTCGCCGAATGGAACAAGGGGGACCTGGAGTCCTTCCTGATCGAGATCACCGCTGAGGTGCTGGCCCACACCGACGCCGATTCCGGCCTGCCCTACGTGGACGTGATCCTGGACCGCGCCGCCCAGAAGGGCACCGGAGCCTGGACCGTGCAGACCGCCTTGGACCTGGGCGTGCCGGTCACCGGCATCGCCGAGGCCACCTTCGCCCGCTTCGTCTCCGGCTCCGTCCCGCAGCGCGAGGCGGCTCGTGCGGTGCTCCCGGCCGAGGCCGATGCCCCCGAGATCGCCGACCGCGAGCAGTTCATCGACGACCTCCAGAAGGCGCTCTATGCCGCGAAGCTGGTCTCCTACTCCCAGGGCTTCGACGAGATCGCCAAGGGTGCCGACGAGTACGGCTGGGACATCAACCTCGGTGACATGGCACGGATCTGGCGCGGTGGCTGCATCATCCGCGCCCGCTTCCTGAACCGCATCACCGAGGCGTACGAGCGCACGCCGGACCTCGCGCTGCTGCTGGCCGATGAGTACTTCACCACCGAGATCGCGAAGTGCATCCCGGCCTGGCGCCGTGTGGTGGCCTACGCCGCCACCGCCGGCTACCCGGTGCCGGTGTTCGCCTCCACCCTGTCGTACTACGACGCGGTGCGTGCCGAGCGCCTCCCGGCGGCCCTGGTGCAGGCGCAGCGCGACTTCTTCGGTGCCCACACCTACCAGCGGGTGGACGCCGAGGGCACCTACCACGTGGAGTGGTCCGAGGATCGCCGTCAGACCCGCCAGGACTCCGACCAGCAGGGAGTCACCCACGGTGTGGTGGACCGCGAGGCCGGTGAGCACACCCAGCGGGAGTCCGCCGACGGCAAGGGGCAGAACCCGGCCTGA
- a CDS encoding YggS family pyridoxal phosphate-dependent enzyme: MTAPSPVGPQLTSRIDEVLSRIDSAATRVGRDGADITVLLATKTRTPQQIAAVIEVLRERGRTAAVGENRAQEMAKHEDPLLAGNGVPRHFIGRLQTNKARDVVAFAEMIHSVDRDDIAEALQRRAEQAGLTREALVQVNTSGEESKGGYAPSLDAVLPVVERLRGSANLRPMGLMTIGANTSDDAAVRASLSSLRELRDGVRERLGLEDFAHLSMGMSGDLEIAVEEGATIVRVGSAIFGPRPT; encoded by the coding sequence ATGACTGCCCCATCCCCCGTCGGCCCCCAGCTCACCTCCCGCATCGACGAGGTGCTCTCCCGCATCGATTCCGCCGCGACCCGTGTGGGTCGTGACGGCGCCGACATCACCGTGCTGCTGGCCACCAAGACCCGCACCCCCCAGCAGATAGCCGCGGTGATCGAGGTGCTGCGGGAGCGCGGCCGCACGGCGGCGGTGGGCGAGAACCGCGCCCAGGAGATGGCCAAGCACGAGGACCCGCTGCTGGCAGGCAACGGGGTGCCGCGGCACTTCATCGGCCGCCTGCAGACCAACAAGGCCCGCGACGTGGTGGCCTTCGCCGAGATGATCCACAGCGTGGACCGCGACGACATCGCCGAGGCACTGCAGAGGCGAGCCGAGCAGGCAGGGCTCACGCGGGAGGCGCTGGTGCAGGTGAATACCTCGGGGGAGGAGTCCAAGGGCGGCTACGCGCCCTCCCTCGACGCAGTGCTTCCCGTCGTTGAGCGCCTGCGGGGCAGTGCGAATCTGCGGCCGATGGGGCTGATGACGATCGGGGCCAACACCAGCGACGATGCCGCCGTGCGCGCCTCCCTGAGCTCCCTGCGCGAGCTCCGCGACGGGGTGCGCGAGCGCCTGGGGCTCGAGGACTTCGCCCACCTGAGCATGGGCATGAGCGGGGACCTGGAGATCGCGGTCGAGGAGGGCGCCACCATCGTGCGGGTGGGCTCGGCGATCTTCGGGCCCCGCCCCACCTGA
- a CDS encoding response regulator yields the protein MTATVLLVDDHPVVRSGLRAVLVADPSVQVVGEAGTGEDAVRLTGELRPDVVLCDLRLGEGMTGIEATEALRRLDPAPAVLILTTFDRDAELLGAITAGAAGYLLKDVPPEQIVDGIVRAAAGQTVLAPELATRVLQGMRAPLPRLTDREVEVLRLLATGATNREIARELFVTEATVKSHLVHVFTKLGVDSRSRAVHLAQQRGLI from the coding sequence ATGACTGCGACCGTCCTGCTGGTGGACGACCATCCCGTGGTGCGCAGCGGACTGCGTGCCGTGCTCGTTGCCGACCCCTCGGTCCAGGTGGTGGGCGAGGCCGGCACCGGGGAGGACGCGGTGCGCCTGACCGGCGAGCTGCGGCCGGACGTGGTGCTGTGCGACCTGCGCCTGGGCGAGGGCATGACCGGTATCGAGGCCACCGAGGCGCTGCGCCGCCTGGACCCCGCCCCCGCGGTGCTGATCCTGACCACCTTCGACCGGGACGCCGAACTGCTGGGAGCCATCACTGCCGGTGCTGCCGGGTACCTGTTGAAGGACGTACCGCCCGAGCAGATCGTGGACGGCATCGTGCGCGCTGCCGCCGGTCAGACGGTGCTGGCACCGGAACTCGCCACCCGTGTGCTGCAGGGCATGCGCGCTCCCCTGCCCCGGCTCACGGATCGCGAGGTGGAGGTGCTGCGCCTGCTGGCCACCGGCGCCACCAACCGCGAGATCGCCCGAGAGCTGTTCGTCACCGAGGCCACCGTGAAGAGCCACCTGGTGCACGTGTTCACCAAGCTCGGGGTGGACTCCCGCTCCCGGGCGGTGCACCTGGCGCAGCAGCGCGGGCTGATCTGA
- a CDS encoding sensor histidine kinase yields MSLIQSPLHGPERTGRVPAGLTARAMEVGRHVIAVALTVIGVLRALADGVTPAAAIVAGLAILGWHAAGSVIATSPSPGDSAPGRIGPRAARPVWWLLGLAMVWVAAVAVSPEFVWLAFLLWLLAGHLLPLWWGLVFSVVVLGVVAVAPVLHHGTTSWANVLGPLIGGVFAFEISRGYLQLLREAAERERLLASLTRAHREMAQLQDELALAQRRSGAIEERHRLSRDIHDTVAQGLSSIRLLSHAESQRTSDPEAARTLARVERLAQDSLVDVRRIVAALLPAQLEDDALTGALHQLLDRVEDETGIKVALHVDGGVPQLPSEVEVALLRTAQSALGNVRRHSGATRVAVSLSGAGDSVRLDVRDDGTGFDVGRWEAVGPGPEQADGSASFGLRFMRQRLRELGGDLEVESAPGEGTAISAHLPHVPPARTGTAPAAPWGRDSGDWTMTEEMR; encoded by the coding sequence ATGAGCCTTATCCAGTCGCCCCTGCACGGGCCTGAGCGCACCGGTCGGGTGCCGGCCGGCCTCACCGCGCGAGCGATGGAGGTGGGTCGGCACGTGATCGCGGTGGCCCTCACGGTGATCGGTGTGCTGCGTGCCCTCGCCGACGGGGTGACCCCGGCCGCCGCGATCGTGGCGGGCCTGGCGATCCTGGGCTGGCATGCGGCCGGTTCCGTGATCGCCACGAGTCCCTCCCCGGGCGATTCTGCGCCGGGCCGGATCGGTCCCCGTGCCGCCCGGCCGGTGTGGTGGCTGCTGGGCCTGGCGATGGTGTGGGTCGCGGCCGTGGCGGTCTCGCCGGAGTTCGTGTGGCTGGCGTTCCTGCTGTGGCTGCTTGCCGGGCACCTGCTGCCGCTGTGGTGGGGACTGGTGTTCTCGGTGGTGGTGCTGGGCGTGGTGGCGGTCGCCCCCGTGCTGCACCACGGCACCACCAGCTGGGCGAACGTGCTCGGACCGCTGATCGGTGGGGTGTTCGCCTTCGAGATCTCCCGCGGATACCTGCAGCTGCTGCGGGAGGCCGCGGAGCGGGAACGCCTGCTGGCCTCGCTGACGCGTGCGCATCGCGAGATGGCCCAGCTGCAGGACGAGCTCGCCCTCGCCCAGCGCCGCTCCGGTGCGATCGAGGAGCGGCACCGGCTCTCCCGCGACATCCACGACACCGTCGCCCAGGGCCTCTCCTCGATCCGTCTGCTGTCCCATGCCGAGTCCCAGCGCACCTCGGACCCCGAGGCCGCTCGCACCCTGGCCCGCGTGGAGCGCCTGGCCCAGGACAGCCTGGTGGATGTGCGAAGGATCGTCGCCGCACTGCTGCCGGCGCAGCTGGAGGACGATGCCCTGACCGGGGCCCTGCATCAGCTGCTGGACCGCGTCGAGGACGAGACCGGGATCAAGGTGGCCCTCCACGTCGACGGCGGGGTGCCGCAGCTGCCCAGCGAGGTGGAGGTGGCACTGCTGCGCACCGCCCAGTCAGCGCTGGGCAACGTGCGACGGCACTCCGGGGCGACCCGGGTAGCGGTGAGCCTCAGCGGCGCCGGGGACTCCGTGCGTCTGGACGTGCGTGACGACGGCACCGGGTTCGACGTGGGCCGGTGGGAGGCCGTCGGCCCTGGGCCGGAACAGGCCGACGGCTCCGCGAGCTTCGGCCTGCGCTTCATGCGGCAGCGACTGCGGGAACTTGGCGGGGACCTGGAGGTCGAGAGCGCCCCGGGTGAGGGCACGGCCATATCGGCCCATCTCCCGCACGTACCGCCCGCCCGCACCGGGACCGCTCCCGCTGCACCCTGGGGCCGGGACTCCGGGGACTGGACGATGACGGAGGAGATGAGATGA